In Porphyrobacter sp. LM 6, one DNA window encodes the following:
- the sciP gene encoding CtrA inhibitor SciP produces MIENQDIRPAQVIGPLGEPLTLADLPSPETRRWVVRRKAEVVAAVNGGLLTLDEALARYGLTLEEFASWQRAVDRSGMHGLRVTKIQHYRDLYERQLKY; encoded by the coding sequence ATGATCGAAAACCAGGACATCCGCCCCGCACAGGTAATCGGCCCGCTCGGCGAGCCACTGACCCTTGCCGACCTGCCCTCGCCCGAAACCCGTCGCTGGGTCGTGCGGCGCAAGGCCGAGGTGGTGGCGGCCGTCAATGGCGGTCTCCTGACGCTTGACGAGGCGCTGGCCCGCTACGGCCTCACGCTCGAGGAGTTCGCCTCGTGGCAGCGCGCGGTTGACCGTTCGGGCATGCACGGCCTGCGCGTTACCAAGATCCAGCACTACCGCGATCTCTACGAGCGCCAGCTCAAGTACTAA